In the Candidatus Electrothrix sp. GW3-4 genome, one interval contains:
- the dgt gene encoding dGTP triphosphohydrolase: MKEGSLLLADLRENLAGDEKSRLSPLACLSQESIRRKEESRQGYRQPFAKDADRILHAKAYTRYIDKTQVFSLIDNDHITHRVLHVQLVSRIARTAGRFLGLNEDLVEAIALGHDIGHPPFGHEGEHILDRLCQAHGLPGFRHNIQSVQFLDRIEKQGTGWNLTLQVLDGILCHDGEANLIRLVPARQREKSFSHFDHLVQKDAFVQRLVPMTLEGCLVRLADTIAYIGRDIEDAIELNLITRQDLPAACGKILGRSNGTIVHNLVSDLITNSAHLRQSDIDINSSSDYIGFSENIGTALLELKEFNYERIYRNPLFKPDFKRIHSCYEQLFSYYLDQLMRESLSKKAKRSFWHSMSESYLTNHAPAALVRDYLAGMTDKFFLHQAEQLGCDVPERKCIVN; the protein is encoded by the coding sequence ATGAAAGAGGGCAGTTTACTGCTTGCTGACTTACGAGAGAACCTTGCCGGAGATGAAAAAAGCCGTTTATCTCCCCTTGCTTGCCTCAGCCAGGAAAGCATTCGCCGGAAAGAAGAGAGTCGCCAGGGATACCGACAGCCCTTTGCTAAGGATGCTGACCGTATTCTTCATGCAAAGGCGTACACCCGCTATATCGATAAAACCCAGGTTTTCTCGCTGATTGATAATGATCACATCACTCATCGTGTGCTGCACGTACAGCTGGTCTCCAGAATAGCAAGGACAGCAGGCCGCTTCCTGGGATTGAATGAAGATCTGGTCGAGGCGATTGCCCTGGGCCATGACATTGGTCATCCCCCTTTTGGCCATGAGGGGGAACACATCCTTGATCGCCTCTGCCAGGCTCATGGATTACCTGGTTTTCGTCATAATATTCAATCTGTTCAATTCCTGGACAGGATTGAAAAACAAGGAACAGGCTGGAATCTGACCCTTCAGGTCCTGGATGGGATCCTCTGTCATGACGGTGAAGCGAATCTTATCCGACTTGTGCCAGCACGGCAGCGCGAGAAAAGCTTTTCTCATTTTGACCATCTTGTACAAAAGGATGCTTTTGTGCAACGTCTCGTCCCCATGACGCTTGAGGGCTGTCTGGTACGACTGGCTGATACGATTGCCTATATAGGCCGTGATATTGAAGACGCCATTGAGCTGAACCTCATCACCCGGCAGGATCTCCCTGCTGCCTGCGGTAAAATACTGGGCAGGAGCAACGGAACTATTGTCCATAACTTGGTGTCTGATCTCATTACGAATAGCGCCCATCTTCGCCAAAGCGATATTGATATTAATTCTTCTTCTGATTATATCGGATTCAGCGAAAACATTGGCACAGCGCTCCTGGAACTGAAAGAATTCAACTATGAGCGAATCTATCGAAATCCACTTTTCAAACCGGATTTCAAGCGCATTCACTCCTGTTATGAACAGCTCTTTTCCTACTACCTGGACCAGCTCATGCGGGAGTCTTTGTCGAAAAAAGCAAAAAGGAGCTTTTGGCATTCCATGTCAGAGAGCTATCTTACAAACCATGCACCGGCAGCTCTTGTGAGAGATTACCTCGCCGGGATGACAGATAAATTTTTTCTACACCAAGCTGAACAACTTGGATGCGATGTACCGGAGAGGAAATGCATAGTAAATTAA
- a CDS encoding chloride channel protein, which produces MHSKLKDFIPGENTAVIITAAVIGLLAGGVIIIFRESVELVHTYIFEHGSELLRIHEGGWRRLLLPLIPMAGMVLLIPLSWFFPGKVNGYGFTKFLRRVNLENGVINARNIFIKIAATAITIGSGNSAGVEGPTAQIGGALGSQFGQRLRVSGARMKVYIAAGSAGAIAGIFNAPLAGIFFAAEIILLGTYKISSFSALVVASAMATVVSRAYYGKVAAFPIPDYHMVNPLVEIPLYAVMALLIGLLAVAHIRFFYFIRDRFRKLSIPEHAKPIIGAFLVGSIGIVFPQVMGDGYEYVEQVLAGDGIVWVMLALIALKSVATAITLGSGGAGGVFAPALFIGAVIGGAFGGIVHAALPNMTATPGAYATIGIGAFLAASTHAPMTAIFLLVEMTGNYMIIVPVMLTAIVGTVTASKFYSDSIDTVDFTRDGINIHEGREVAILKSIRVGKAISEDVDFISETANINNLLDLFAIAKDSLYFPVVDHEGQMVGVVSMQDVKTILHDEEQRCCHLVGAICSRDVITLTPDHNLFDAMQLFDVKGIEEIPVVESMEEQWVVGKLKRRDVISVYNHEVLKRGISEKAEDIRLLCSSS; this is translated from the coding sequence ATGCATAGTAAATTAAAAGATTTTATACCAGGCGAAAACACAGCTGTCATTATTACAGCTGCTGTTATCGGTCTCTTGGCCGGTGGTGTGATTATTATTTTTCGCGAATCAGTTGAACTCGTTCATACATATATTTTTGAGCATGGCTCAGAGCTCCTTCGTATCCATGAGGGAGGCTGGCGGAGACTCCTCCTTCCCCTCATTCCTATGGCAGGTATGGTCCTGCTCATCCCCCTGTCCTGGTTCTTTCCTGGCAAGGTCAACGGATACGGGTTCACCAAGTTTCTCCGCCGGGTCAATCTGGAAAACGGTGTCATTAATGCCCGTAATATTTTTATCAAAATAGCCGCAACAGCCATCACCATCGGCTCAGGAAACTCCGCAGGCGTGGAAGGACCAACGGCACAGATCGGTGGGGCTCTTGGGTCCCAGTTCGGACAACGACTCCGGGTCTCAGGCGCTCGCATGAAGGTTTATATTGCTGCTGGCAGCGCCGGTGCCATTGCAGGTATCTTTAATGCTCCTCTTGCCGGTATTTTTTTTGCCGCAGAAATTATCCTGCTCGGCACCTACAAGATCTCTTCCTTTTCTGCCCTGGTTGTTGCCTCAGCCATGGCGACCGTGGTCTCCAGAGCCTATTACGGCAAAGTAGCTGCCTTTCCTATCCCTGACTATCATATGGTCAACCCACTCGTAGAAATCCCGCTATATGCTGTCATGGCCCTGCTTATAGGTCTTCTTGCGGTAGCCCATATCCGTTTCTTTTACTTTATCAGGGACAGATTTCGCAAGCTCTCTATTCCTGAACACGCAAAGCCCATTATCGGCGCCTTTCTGGTGGGCAGCATAGGGATCGTTTTCCCCCAAGTTATGGGAGACGGGTATGAATATGTCGAACAGGTGCTGGCAGGGGACGGAATCGTCTGGGTCATGCTGGCCCTGATCGCCTTGAAATCAGTGGCCACGGCCATAACCCTTGGCTCTGGAGGAGCTGGAGGCGTATTTGCCCCGGCCCTGTTTATCGGTGCCGTTATTGGCGGGGCCTTTGGCGGTATAGTCCATGCCGCTCTGCCGAACATGACTGCCACACCAGGAGCCTATGCCACGATCGGTATCGGGGCCTTTCTGGCCGCCTCAACCCATGCCCCCATGACCGCTATCTTTCTTCTTGTCGAGATGACAGGGAATTATATGATTATCGTCCCGGTGATGCTGACCGCCATTGTGGGGACAGTGACGGCCAGTAAATTCTACAGTGACTCTATCGACACGGTAGATTTTACCCGCGACGGAATCAATATCCACGAAGGAAGGGAGGTGGCGATCCTGAAATCTATTCGTGTGGGTAAGGCGATCAGTGAAGATGTTGATTTTATCAGCGAGACTGCTAATATTAATAATCTGCTGGACCTCTTTGCCATTGCCAAGGACTCTCTCTACTTTCCCGTTGTTGATCATGAAGGGCAGATGGTTGGTGTCGTTTCCATGCAGGATGTAAAAACAATCTTGCATGACGAGGAACAACGCTGCTGTCATCTGGTCGGTGCCATTTGCAGCCGCGATGTCATCACCCTGACACCTGATCATAACCTCTTTGATGCGATGCAGCTCTTTGACGTCAAGGGGATAGAAGAGATTCCAGTAGTGGAAAGTATGGAGGAGCAATGGGTTGTCGGAAAACTCAAGCGAAGAGACGTGATTTCTGTGTACAACCATGAAGTACTGAAGCGGGGAATTAGTGAAAAGGCCGAGGATATCCGGTTACTTTGTTCATCCTCCTAA
- the fusA gene encoding elongation factor G: MYDVKQIRNTVILGHGNSGKTTLAEALLFTAGAINRLGKVDDGTTAMDFEEEEIKRQISISTACNHFTWKKQQIFLADTPGDDNFFNEAKFASLVADSAILTVGSVLGVRNQTEHFVDLVQNRQLPCLICITKIDRERSNFQKTVDEIKEEFDLNPVVLYLPIGQEKEFKGVVDIINQEALFFQVDGSVEQGEIPEELVDEAATRRENMMEYVAETDDDLIEIFLEEGELPQEELFSGLIAGVRQGKIAPVLPCSALHNAGSSLLLDAVTKLLPSPDQRPATIGTDPASKDLIERAGNTDAPFSAQVFKTMADPFAGRLTIFRVLSGTLEGDSFYNSSKGEAERFGHLFLMQGKEQKQIDSAVPGMIVAVTKLKETETGDTLCDQNAPILYERPEPMPAVISYAVNATHEKDEEKLFSVLTRLLDEDPTLKMTREPQTHEVLISGVGQVHLDALKDKLKRKFSVEMELAQPQIPYRETLKSKATAQGKHKKQSGGRGQYGDCTVELEPLHNGEHFEFIDKIVGGVIPQQYRPAVEKGILEAMEKGVIAGYPFEGLKVTLIDGSFHNVDSSEMAFKIAGSLAFKKGVREANPVLLEPIMEMEIQVDKDHVGDIMGDLNSRRGRVLGMDTARKYELVRAQVPQAEIQHYAPDLTSMTGGRGSFRVWFSHYEEVPAHISEKIIAEHNAAA, encoded by the coding sequence ATGTACGATGTCAAACAGATCAGGAATACTGTCATCCTTGGCCATGGCAACAGCGGCAAGACAACCCTTGCAGAGGCCCTGCTTTTCACTGCCGGTGCCATCAACCGACTCGGCAAGGTGGATGACGGCACCACTGCCATGGATTTTGAGGAAGAAGAGATAAAACGGCAGATATCAATCAGTACGGCATGTAATCATTTTACCTGGAAGAAGCAGCAAATCTTCCTGGCCGACACACCCGGTGATGATAATTTCTTTAATGAGGCCAAATTCGCCTCCCTTGTTGCGGACAGTGCCATCCTCACCGTTGGCTCCGTGCTTGGGGTGCGCAATCAGACCGAGCATTTTGTCGATCTTGTCCAGAATCGACAGCTGCCCTGCCTGATCTGCATCACCAAGATTGACAGGGAGCGCTCCAATTTCCAAAAGACTGTGGATGAAATCAAGGAGGAGTTTGATCTCAACCCGGTGGTTCTCTACCTTCCTATCGGGCAGGAAAAGGAATTCAAGGGCGTGGTCGATATTATCAATCAGGAGGCCCTCTTTTTCCAAGTGGACGGTTCAGTTGAACAAGGCGAGATACCGGAAGAGCTGGTAGACGAGGCAGCGACCCGGCGGGAAAATATGATGGAGTATGTGGCGGAAACCGATGATGATTTGATCGAAATATTCCTGGAGGAAGGAGAGCTCCCCCAGGAAGAACTGTTCTCCGGCCTGATCGCCGGGGTTCGCCAGGGCAAGATTGCCCCGGTCCTCCCCTGTTCAGCCCTGCATAACGCGGGCAGCTCTTTGTTACTTGATGCTGTTACCAAACTCCTCCCCTCCCCGGATCAGCGCCCAGCAACCATTGGAACCGATCCGGCATCAAAGGACCTGATTGAACGGGCCGGAAACACTGATGCGCCTTTCTCTGCCCAGGTCTTCAAGACCATGGCTGACCCCTTTGCCGGTCGCCTGACCATCTTCCGGGTCCTCTCCGGCACCTTGGAGGGGGATAGCTTTTATAATAGCAGCAAAGGGGAGGCCGAACGTTTCGGCCATCTTTTTCTCATGCAGGGCAAGGAACAGAAACAGATTGACAGCGCTGTTCCCGGCATGATTGTCGCTGTGACAAAGCTCAAAGAGACTGAAACCGGCGATACCCTCTGTGACCAGAACGCGCCTATCCTCTATGAACGTCCTGAGCCCATGCCTGCGGTCATCTCCTATGCCGTTAATGCAACCCATGAAAAAGATGAGGAAAAACTTTTCTCTGTGCTCACGCGCCTGCTTGATGAAGACCCTACCCTTAAGATGACCCGTGAGCCTCAGACCCATGAGGTCCTGATTTCCGGTGTAGGCCAGGTCCATCTTGATGCCCTGAAGGATAAGCTGAAACGGAAGTTCTCTGTGGAGATGGAGCTGGCGCAGCCCCAAATTCCCTATCGGGAGACCCTCAAGAGCAAGGCAACGGCCCAGGGTAAACATAAAAAACAGTCTGGCGGACGCGGGCAGTACGGCGACTGTACAGTTGAGCTGGAGCCCCTCCATAACGGTGAGCATTTTGAATTTATCGACAAGATTGTCGGTGGGGTTATTCCCCAACAATACCGTCCGGCGGTGGAAAAGGGTATCCTCGAGGCCATGGAGAAAGGCGTCATTGCAGGCTATCCCTTTGAGGGCCTCAAGGTTACCCTGATTGACGGTTCCTTTCACAATGTGGACTCTTCAGAAATGGCCTTTAAAATCGCTGGCTCGCTGGCCTTTAAGAAAGGGGTAAGAGAGGCCAATCCGGTCCTGCTGGAGCCGATCATGGAGATGGAGATCCAGGTGGATAAGGATCATGTGGGTGACATAATGGGCGACCTCAATTCCAGGAGGGGCCGAGTCTTAGGGATGGACACTGCCAGGAAATACGAACTGGTCAGGGCCCAGGTTCCCCAGGCCGAAATCCAGCACTATGCCCCGGACCTGACCTCCATGACCGGTGGACGCGGTTCCTTCCGGGTCTGGTTTTCTCATTACGAAGAGGTGCCAGCACATATTTCTGAAAAAATTATTGCGGAGCATAACGCGGCGGCATAA